A genomic stretch from Anoplopoma fimbria isolate UVic2021 breed Golden Eagle Sablefish chromosome 8, Afim_UVic_2022, whole genome shotgun sequence includes:
- the LOC129094071 gene encoding interferon-induced protein with tetratricopeptide repeats 1-like encodes MMSAAPSQTTLVSKLEALQCHFTWGLDPNKTKLLRLRDKLVDIGTEEGNNWLGSIYNLRGFIQYQLGANEDVQSFFNKAAEVFRQMRKADDGPWLVVNYGNLAWLHHHLGDQAESEVFLSKVDALMKKYPPPSQDELHAEIYAEKAWTLMNFSTDKELVADYFQKAIRMQPDMVEWNTTHVIGLVSAFKHSNTGLEADILEEMRVAKEKDPDNFYLAANYLEQRAKKGEVVKDEARELAGKIMRNPVSSYSGMKAILRVYRKYVSIDVAIDLAEQALKNHPDERYLKRCVALCLKWKIIFFSDNRPKQSTVDRAIVHHQEVISLYPHSSFVKKIDLANIYAKSNHSQAKAQQMYQELLNSDLEPAEKQVLYNNYAKYLNFNLQDRIKSVQYHMKAAEIPLKSLCRGNSIKVLEKIKSRSRNQMCRKIEVFLENLQEP; translated from the exons ATGATGAG TGCTGCTCCGAGTCAAACAACACTGGTGTCAAAACTGGAAGCCCTGCAGTGCCACTTCACCTGGGGTCTTGACCCCAACAAGACCAAACTATTACGTCTCAGGGACAAGCTGGTGGACATCGGCACGGAGGAGGGTAACAACTGGCTGGGTTCCATTTACAACCTGCGGGGCTTCATTCAGTACCAGCTCGGGGCCAATGAAGACGTCCAGAGTTTCTTCAACAAGGCTGCAGAGGTCTTCCGCCAGATGAGAAAAGCAGATGACGGTCCCTGGCTAGTGGTGAACTACGGGAACCTGGCTTGGCTGCACCACCACCTGGGAGACCAAGCAGAGAGCGAGGTTTTCCTGTCAAAGGTCGACGCCCTGATGAAGAAATACCCACCTCCATCTCAGGACGAGCTCCATGCAGAGATCTACGCTGAAAAAGCCTGGACCCTGATGAACTTCAGCACAGACAAAGAGCTGGTTGCAGATTACTTCCAGAAAGCCATCAGGATGCAGCCGGACATGGTGGAGTGGAACACCACTCACGTCATAGGGTTAGTGAGTGCTTTTAAGCACAGCAACACAGGGCTGGAGGCCGACATCTTGGAGGAAATGAGAGTCGCCAAGGAAAAGGATCCAGATAACTTCTACCTCGCTGCTAACTACCTTGAGCAACGTGCAAAGAAAGGAGAAGTAGTTAAGGATGAAGCACGTGAGTTAGCCGGGAAGATTATGAGAAATCCCGTCAGCAGCTACAGTGGTATGAAAGCAATACTAAGGGTTTACAGAAAGTACGTTTCTATTGATGTGGCCATTGATTTGGCAGAGCAGGCTCTGAAAAACCATCCAGATGAGCGTTATCTGAAGAGATGTGTTGCACTCTGTCTCAAatggaaaatcatttttttcagcgACAATCGCCCAAAGCAAAGCACTGTTGACAGAGCGATTGTTCACCACCAAGAGGTGATTTCTCTTTACCCGCATTCTTCATTTGTGAAGAAAATAGACCTCGCAAATATATACGCAAAGTCCAATCACAGCCAGGCTAAAGCTCAGCAGATGTACCAGGAACTGCTAAATAGTGATCTggaacctgcagagaaacaggtGCTGTACAACAACTAcgcaaaatatttaaactttaatcTACAGGATCGCATCAAGTCAGTACAATATCACATGAAGGCGGCAGAGATACCGCTAAAATCCTTATGTCGTGGGAACAGCATCAAAGTTCTGGAGAAGATTAAAAGTAGAAGCAGGAACCAAATGTGTAGAAAGATAGAGGTGTTTCTGGAAAACCTTCAAGAGCCATAG